The following proteins are encoded in a genomic region of Microbacterium sp. NC79:
- a CDS encoding VanZ family protein, whose protein sequence is MTDAITQSLPGTRRAPNGGPRPPQSHLRVWIAWLGLLAYGAVVAVVTLSPTPLDSGYRGAIDKVLAVLHRNGLPERIDYPEVEFAANILMFIPIGFFIGLVLPRMAVWAGILVLPALSGAIEFIQGQLLAERFATVNDMIANTIGGWTGLLAAILIRAIVHARDVKVIARATWDQRHDGGRSAQLHAR, encoded by the coding sequence ATGACCGATGCGATTACCCAGAGCCTGCCTGGCACTCGCCGGGCGCCCAATGGTGGCCCGCGACCACCACAGAGTCATCTAAGGGTCTGGATCGCATGGCTGGGCCTCCTGGCTTACGGGGCGGTCGTCGCCGTCGTTACTTTGAGCCCAACGCCACTTGATAGCGGCTACCGCGGCGCAATTGACAAGGTGCTCGCTGTTCTCCACCGCAACGGCTTACCCGAACGCATCGACTATCCTGAGGTCGAGTTTGCCGCGAACATTCTGATGTTCATCCCCATCGGCTTTTTCATCGGTTTGGTGTTGCCGCGTATGGCGGTCTGGGCCGGGATCCTCGTGCTGCCAGCATTGTCGGGCGCAATTGAGTTCATCCAGGGGCAGCTGCTCGCCGAGCGCTTCGCGACCGTCAACGACATGATCGCCAATACGATCGGCGGCTGGACTGGACTGCTGGCCGCCATCCTCATCCGAGCCATCGTTCACGCCCGCGACGTGAAGGTCATTGCGCGCGCCACATGGGATCAGAGGCATGATGGCGGACGGAGTGCACAATTACATGCCCGGTGA
- a CDS encoding HAD-IIB family hydrolase, translating to MQTPRLVAFDLDDTLAPSKTRMDPRMAKVLRELADRVEVAIISGGQWQQFQTQVIDQLPELSLEARGRLHLMPTCGTKYVRHNGTEFATVYAENLTDDERDRAKQALRTEALRLAMWELKPAGDVIEDRGSQITFSALGQQARLEDKHAWDPTGAKKAALRDAVARALPDLEVRSGGSTSIDITRKGIDKAFGMARLVEATGIALDEMLFFGDRLDEGGNDYPVLEMGVRSIAVEGWEDTLAKVAALVDQIDPVGKSAALAEGELIGDRG from the coding sequence ATGCAAACCCCGAGATTGGTCGCATTTGACCTTGACGACACGCTCGCTCCGTCCAAGACTCGAATGGACCCTCGCATGGCAAAGGTGCTACGCGAGCTGGCCGATCGGGTTGAGGTGGCAATCATCTCGGGAGGGCAATGGCAACAGTTTCAGACTCAGGTGATTGATCAGCTACCAGAACTGTCGCTTGAAGCTCGCGGCAGACTTCACCTGATGCCAACGTGTGGCACGAAGTACGTTCGTCACAACGGAACAGAATTCGCAACCGTGTACGCCGAGAACCTCACGGACGATGAACGGGATCGTGCCAAGCAGGCGTTGCGTACTGAAGCGCTACGTCTCGCGATGTGGGAACTAAAGCCGGCGGGCGACGTTATCGAGGACCGTGGTTCCCAGATCACGTTCTCCGCTCTCGGGCAACAGGCTCGCCTTGAGGATAAGCACGCTTGGGACCCGACCGGGGCGAAGAAGGCTGCGCTAAGAGACGCCGTCGCGCGTGCTCTCCCAGACCTTGAGGTGCGTTCGGGCGGTTCGACTTCGATTGACATTACCCGCAAGGGAATCGATAAGGCATTCGGAATGGCTCGCCTTGTCGAGGCAACCGGTATCGCTCTGGACGAAATGCTCTTCTTCGGCGACCGACTCGACGAAGGTGGGAATGACTACCCCGTGCTCGAGATGGGCGTCCGTTCGATCGCCGTGGAAGGTTGGGAAGATACGTTGGCAAAGGTCGCAGCGCTCGTGGATCAGATTGACCCAGTTGGCAAAAGCGCTGCCCTCGCCGAGGGCGAGTTGATCGGAGATCGCGGATAG
- a CDS encoding VanZ family protein, with protein sequence MLENEEPSDPSWASPMKSHRRVVIERSTFAGYFALILIVTMWPKPVTEGASEVIIEEVLRASREAGAPESFNFNALQLAANVAMFVPFGALLAMTLTRKVFWIATVSSFLLSSSIEAIQQVFLPERQGDPWDVLMNTMGGAIGATVTVLIRMRTQRNVSKGVATFQGR encoded by the coding sequence ATGTTGGAGAACGAGGAACCTAGCGATCCGTCTTGGGCCAGCCCAATGAAGTCACATAGACGCGTAGTCATCGAACGGTCAACGTTCGCCGGCTACTTTGCATTGATCCTGATTGTCACCATGTGGCCCAAGCCGGTCACGGAAGGGGCAAGCGAGGTCATCATCGAAGAGGTCTTGCGCGCGTCCCGAGAGGCTGGGGCACCGGAGAGTTTCAACTTCAACGCGCTCCAATTGGCGGCGAACGTAGCGATGTTTGTGCCATTCGGTGCGCTGCTTGCAATGACCCTCACACGCAAGGTCTTCTGGATTGCAACGGTTAGCTCGTTCTTGCTGTCCTCTTCGATCGAAGCAATACAACAAGTGTTCCTGCCCGAGCGTCAAGGAGACCCTTGGGACGTGTTGATGAACACCATGGGCGGTGCTATCGGTGCCACGGTGACGGTCCTTATCCGGATGCGTACACAGAGGAATGTGTCGAAGGGGGTAGCCACTTTTCAGGGGCGCTAA